Part of the Virgibacillus necropolis genome, ATCAAAAAATGCTACGTATTCAAGCGGAATTTGATAATTTCAAAAAACGTACATTGCGTGAAAGAGAAACAGCAAATAAATACAAATCACAGGATATAGTAAATGAACTACTTCCTGCTATTGATAACTTTGAACGTGCCCTTCAGGTAGATGTATCAGAGGCCGGGGAAAGTTTTGTAGAAGGAATCTCGATGGTATATCGTATGCTGAAAGATGCACTAAAAGCACAAAATATAAAAGAGATTGAAACAGTAGGGAAAGAATTTGATCCCAATCTACATCACGCAGTAATGCAAGTTGAAGATGACGAAGTAGAATCAAATACGGTTGTAGAAGAAATGCAAAAAGGATATATACTTGAAGATCGTGTTATTCGACCAGCTATGGTCAAAGTAAATAAATAAAAGAATAGGTAAAGTAGTGAAGGAGGAAATTGAACAATGGGAAAAATAATTGGTATTGATTTAGGAACAACAAACTCATGTGTATCAGTAATGGAAGGTGGAGAAGCGGTAGTCATTCCTAACCCAGAAGGAAACCGTACAACACCATCTGTTGTTTCATTTAAAAATGGTGAGCGTCAAGTTGGTGAGGTTGCTAAAAGACAGGCAATCACAAATCCAAATACAATTCAATCAATCAAGCGTCATATGGGTACTGATTATAGCGTTAAAATTGATGATAAAGAATATTCACCACAAGAAGTTTCTGCAATTATTTTACAATACATTAAATCATATGCAGAGGATTATCTAGGTGAAAAAGTTGAGAAAGCAGTAATAACAGTCCCAGCTTATTTCAATGATGCAGAGCGTCAAGCAACAAAAGATGCTGGTAAAATTGCTGGACTTGAAGTAGAACGCATTATCAATGAGCCAACTGCTGCAGCGCTAGCATATGGTATCGATAAAAGTGACCAAGACCAAACAATCCTAGTTTATGACCTTGGTGGCGGTACATTTGACGTTTCTATTCTAGACATTGGAGACGGTACTTTTGAAGTTGTTTCAACAGCTGGGGATAATCGACTTGGTGGAGACGACTTTGATGAAGTAATCATTAAACACATGGTAGCAGAATTTAAGAAAGAAAACGGAATTGACCTTTCTAAAGATAAAATGGCTACACAACGATTGAAAGATGCTGCTGAAAAAGCGAAGAAAGATCTTTCCGGAGTTGCTCAAACACAAATTTCATTACCATTTATAACCGCTGGAGAGGCAGGTCCACTGCACCTAGAAATGAGCATTACACGTGCTAAATTTGATGAATTATCGTCAGAGTTAGTAGAACGTACAATGGTTCCTACTCGTAAAGCATTAAAAGATGCTGGATTATCTTCCAGTGAAGTTCACAAAGTAATTTTAGTGGGTGGATCAACAAGAATTCCAGCAGTTCAAGAAGCAATTAAACGCGAAACAGGTAAAGATCCATCTAAAGGTGTTAACCCAGATGAAGTAGTAGCTCTTGGCGCAGCGATCCAAGGTGGAGTATTGCAAGGGGACGTTAAGGACGTTGTATTATTGGACGTAACACCACTTTCATTAGGAATTGAAACTATGGGTAGTGTGTTTACAAAACTAATTGAACGAAATACAACTATCCCAACAAGTCACTCACAAGTATTCTCAACTGCAGCAGATAACCAAACTGCAACAGATATTCACGTATTACAGGGAGAACGTGAAATGGCAGCTGATAACAAGACACTCGGCCGTTTCCAATTAACTGACATTCCACCAGCACCACGTGGAGTTCCACAAATTGAAGTATCTTTTGACATTGATGCGAATGGTATTGTAAATGTACGTGCGAAAGACATGGGCACAAACAAAGAACAGTCGATTACAATTAAATCTTCTTCAGGGTTGTCTGATGAAGAAGTAGAAAAGATGGTACAAGAAGCTGAAGAAAATGCGGAAAGTGATAAAAAACGCCGCGAAGAAGTTGAACTACGTAATGAAGCTGATCAACTTATCTTTACTACGGATAAAACAATTAAAGACTTAGGCGATAAAGTTTCTGACGAAGAAAAAGAAAAGGCAGAAGCTGCAAAAGAAGAATTAAAAAAGGCTATTGAATCTGATGACTTAGAGGAAATTAAAACTAAAAAAGATGCACTTCAAGAACAAGTCCAACAGTTATCTGTAAAGCTTTATGAGCAAATGCAACAGGATGCAGAAGCTCAAGCAGGACAAGAAGGACAAGAAGCATCGAAGGACGATGATGTTGAAGATGCGGATTATGAAGAAGTAAACGATGACGACAAAGATAAAAAGTAAGTAATAATCTGTAACAAAAAAAGTCAAAGTCAGGAATTCCTTGGCTTTGACTTTTTTTCTTGTTTGAAAAATGATATGATAAAATTTATGCTATAGTGTCGGGAGAGTGATGTACAAGTGAGTAAGCGTGACTATTATGATGTACTTGGCGTTGGTAAAGATGCGTCAAAAGAAGAGATAAAAAAAGCTTATCGAAAATTAGCTAGAAAATATCATCCAGATGTAAATAAAGAAGCAGATTCGGCTGATAAATTTAAAGAAGCAAAAGAAGCATACGAAGTGTTAAGCAGTGAACAGAAGCGCGGACAGTATGATCAGTTTGGCCATTCTGGTCCACAAGGCGCTGGATTTGGAGGGGGAGCACAAGAATTCTCAGGTTTTGGGGATATTTTTGACATGTTCTTTGGTGGTGGTGGACGCCGCCGCGACCCAAATGCTCCACAGCAAGGTGCCGATTTACAATATACGATGACTTTAGATTTTGAAGAAGCAATTTTTGGAAAAGAAACAGATATTACTATTCCAAAAGAGGAAACATGTGATACTTGTTCTGGATCAGGTGCAAAACCAGGAACAAAAGTTAATACATGTTCCCATTGTAATGGTTCTGGGCAATTAAATATGGAACAAAACACACCATTCGGACGTGTTGTTAATAAAAGAGTTTGCCATTACTGTAATGGAACCGGTAAAATTATTCCTGATAAGTGTTCTACATGTCACGGAACTGGTAAAGTGGAAAAAAACAAAGAGATTCATCTCTCAATCCCAGCTGGAATTGATGAAGGACAACAAATTCGCGTTCCTGGAAAAGGAGAAGCTGGTGTAAACGGTGGTCCATCCGGTGACTTATATGTAGTAATTCAAATTAGACCGCATGAATTTTTCCAGCGTGAAGGCGATAATATTTATTGTGAATTACCAGTTACGTTTGTTCAGGCAGCATTAGGTGATGAAATGGAAGTACCCACGGTTCACGGTAAAGTAATGTTGAAAATTTCAGCAGGAACTCAAACTGGTAAGACTTTCCGATTAAAAGGAAAAGGAGCTCCAAACGTTCGTGGTTATGGTCAAGGCGATCAACATATTAAGGTGCGGATTATCACACCTACAAAACTTTCTGATCGTCAAAAAGAATTATTACGAGAGTTTAATGATATTGAAGGAAATAAATCGATTGATGAGCAAGAGGGATCGTTTTTCCAACGTTTTAAAAAAGCTTTTAAGGGTGAATAACGGTGTTACTTTAACACCGTCTACATATTTTACACTGATAAAAAAGTATAAATTTTTAGCGGATATCAGTATAAGTGCGTGTTCAAAAGTCGCCGAATTAGAAATAAGGTCGACAAAGAGCGCAACGTCCTCGAAAATAAAAAACAATTTTCTTCGTGCGATGTTTTTTCAGGGGGAGCTTTCCTTATCCTGTTGCAAAGTCGACATTAGCACGGCCTGTGCGTCAAGGTCGAGGCACGAGAGTTTTGAGGACCGGACTTGCGCGTGTTGTGCTGACTTCTACGTTGTCCACAGGACGTGGACGGTTTTAGTAGAAGTTCCTCTATGTCCTTAATACGTGAGGACCGGAAAAACCGAGCAACGAAGAGATTCGCCATTTATCATTTGGTGACTTTTTGAACATCCTCTATAAGTGCAATAAGGCTTTCGCCATTAATTCTTGGCGATAAGCCAAGTCTTCTAACGAAATGAGTGGGTCTAATTGAAATGGTCGGAAATTTGCGTGCATACAACGAATGAAGCAATTGAACCAATTTCGAATATACTTCATGAAACAGGTGCCAGCGGTGTAGTGATCGAGGATCCTATTGATTTAATTACAGAGCGAGAAGATAAATTTGGTGAATTATATGAGCTTAATAAAGATGAATACCCAGAAGAGGGTGTATATATTAAAGCCTATTTGCATATAAATAGTTTTTTAGGTGAAACAGTAGATGAAATTAAACAGGCCGTTAATAATTTATTGTTATACGATATTGATATAGGTAGAAATACGATTACATTAACTGAAATTAATGAAGAAGATTGGGCCACGTCTTGGAAAAAATATTATAAACCGGTTAA contains:
- the grpE gene encoding nucleotide exchange factor GrpE gives rise to the protein MEINDPEEHLGSDEGKMETLKEEIEQLKKEKDENYQKMLRIQAEFDNFKKRTLRERETANKYKSQDIVNELLPAIDNFERALQVDVSEAGESFVEGISMVYRMLKDALKAQNIKEIETVGKEFDPNLHHAVMQVEDDEVESNTVVEEMQKGYILEDRVIRPAMVKVNK
- the dnaK gene encoding molecular chaperone DnaK, translating into MGKIIGIDLGTTNSCVSVMEGGEAVVIPNPEGNRTTPSVVSFKNGERQVGEVAKRQAITNPNTIQSIKRHMGTDYSVKIDDKEYSPQEVSAIILQYIKSYAEDYLGEKVEKAVITVPAYFNDAERQATKDAGKIAGLEVERIINEPTAAALAYGIDKSDQDQTILVYDLGGGTFDVSILDIGDGTFEVVSTAGDNRLGGDDFDEVIIKHMVAEFKKENGIDLSKDKMATQRLKDAAEKAKKDLSGVAQTQISLPFITAGEAGPLHLEMSITRAKFDELSSELVERTMVPTRKALKDAGLSSSEVHKVILVGGSTRIPAVQEAIKRETGKDPSKGVNPDEVVALGAAIQGGVLQGDVKDVVLLDVTPLSLGIETMGSVFTKLIERNTTIPTSHSQVFSTAADNQTATDIHVLQGEREMAADNKTLGRFQLTDIPPAPRGVPQIEVSFDIDANGIVNVRAKDMGTNKEQSITIKSSSGLSDEEVEKMVQEAEENAESDKKRREEVELRNEADQLIFTTDKTIKDLGDKVSDEEKEKAEAAKEELKKAIESDDLEEIKTKKDALQEQVQQLSVKLYEQMQQDAEAQAGQEGQEASKDDDVEDADYEEVNDDDKDKK
- the dnaJ gene encoding molecular chaperone DnaJ, coding for MSKRDYYDVLGVGKDASKEEIKKAYRKLARKYHPDVNKEADSADKFKEAKEAYEVLSSEQKRGQYDQFGHSGPQGAGFGGGAQEFSGFGDIFDMFFGGGGRRRDPNAPQQGADLQYTMTLDFEEAIFGKETDITIPKEETCDTCSGSGAKPGTKVNTCSHCNGSGQLNMEQNTPFGRVVNKRVCHYCNGTGKIIPDKCSTCHGTGKVEKNKEIHLSIPAGIDEGQQIRVPGKGEAGVNGGPSGDLYVVIQIRPHEFFQREGDNIYCELPVTFVQAALGDEMEVPTVHGKVMLKISAGTQTGKTFRLKGKGAPNVRGYGQGDQHIKVRIITPTKLSDRQKELLREFNDIEGNKSIDEQEGSFFQRFKKAFKGE